DNA sequence from the Candidatus Saccharimonadia bacterium genome:
CGCGGGATCTTGCGCGATGGTTCTTTTGGGCAGCACTGCGGTTTGAGCGGGCATACATCGCAGTCGAGCTTGCTCGCACGATACAGAAGCGTCTTGCCCTCGTGCACGGTGCCGCTCGTTCCGAGGCGCTTTCCGCCCGGGCAGTGGTAGACGTCGCTGGTCGGATCATACCGAAAGTCGCTGCGCGAGAAGGTGCCATCGTCCCGCTTCGACTTGTCGAACACGGGGATATGTGGCGCGATGCCTTTATCCTCGACCAGCCAGTTCAACATCGGAGCTGCCCCGTAAGCGGTATCCCCGACAAGCCGCTCTGGCTTGAGGCCGAAGCGCTGCTCTGTTCGTTCGATCATGGTCTTCGCCGCGCCGACCTCGGCCTGGCGAATGGAGCGGGATGCCTCGACGTCAACGATGACGCCGAACTTCACGTCGATGAGATAATTGTCGGAGTAAGCAAAGAATGCCGGCCCCTTGTGAGCGCCGGTCCACTGGGCGGCGGGATCGGATGGTGAGACGAACTTCGGGACAACCTCGCTGGCGGCGCCCCACGCCGTGTCGTCGAGGGTTGCCAGATACTCCTTCACCGCGCGGCTTGACCTCGCCGGATCGCGATCCCTGCGCCAATCCCGCCCCGCGATCGAGCGCTGCTTGTTGGCATCTGCCTGGATCAGGCTCGCGTCTACCGCAAAACCTTCGCCACCAACCAGACCGGCCGCAATGCACGCCTCGACGACACGTTCGAATACGCGACGAAAGACATCTCCCTCGCGGAAGCGCTCATTGCGGGCCCGCGAGAACGCCGAATGATCCGGGATAGCATCCTCGATACCGAGCTTGCAGAACCAGCG
Encoded proteins:
- a CDS encoding IS1182 family transposase, which produces MMGRLKSDQGQLFYEFHLGDAIPEDHLVRKIDAALDLSWLHSELASHYSSMGRPSIDPELMIRMLIVGYVFAIRSERLLCREVQVNLAYRWFCKLGIEDAIPDHSAFSRARNERFREGDVFRRVFERVVEACIAAGLVGGEGFAVDASLIQADANKQRSIAGRDWRRDRDPARSSRAVKEYLATLDDTAWGAASEVVPKFVSPSDPAAQWTGAHKGPAFFAYSDNYLIDVKFGVIVDVEASRSIRQAEVGAAKTMIERTEQRFGLKPERLVGDTAYGAAPMLNWLVEDKGIAPHIPVFDKSKRDDGTFSRSDFRYDPTSDVYHCPGGKRLGTSGTVHEGKTLLYRASKLDCDVCPLKPQCCPKEPSRKIPRDIHEHARDVARSFAGTQGFETSRRERKKIEMRFAHLKRILKLGRLRLRGPRGAQDEFVLAAIAQNLRRLASLVARPPPAEVLCIA